GGATCGGCCAATCGCGGCCGATGGATCAGACCAGATAGACGAGCAGAATAGCGCCGAGGACGGCCACGGCATCTTCGAGCAGGGCGGCGGGCAGATCGCGACCAAAGGCCTTGGCCAGCCTGCTGCGCAGTTCGGCGCCGGCCAGGGTGCCGATGACCGCGCCGATGGCACCCAGGATGGCACCGATGATCCAGTCGCCGGTGAGCAGACCACCAGCCAGGGCGCCGACCACGATACGGGTGCCGAACTGAATCGCCACCTTGCGGCTGGGCGTGTTGGGCAACTGGTCCGTCACCAGTTCGGCGATGGCCAGCAGGGCCAGGACGACGAGGGTAATGATATGGCCGACAAAGCTGAGAGGGCTGGCACTCAAATCAATCCAGCCGAGCCAGGCGGCCAGGGAAATGGCTGCCAGCGGCGTCATGGCCCGCAGGCCCGCAACGACGCCGATCAGTAGTGCAAAGACATAAAGCATGATGTTTGCCCCTATAGAGGCGGTCTGGTGACCGCGCGACAATAGTGGCGCGTCCGGCAGATGTCGGCAAGATGGATCAATTGCGCGTCAGCAGGTAAAGCGCGCCGGGAATGGGCTGATCGCGCTCCTGGCGGATGGGGCGGCTCTGCGTGACATCGAGGGTGAAACCGAACTGATCTGCCAGGCGCGCAATATAGGCTGCGGGATGCGCAAAGCGGCCGCTCGAGCGCAGGACCGGCGCGTCGCCGGCAGTGGTTTCCACCGAGAAAACGAGCAGACCCTGCGGCACCAGAAGGGTCGCCGTTGCTGCAAATATCGCTTCGAGAGGGCCGAGATAGACAAAGACATCGGCGGCGGTGACCAGATCATAGGGGCCGACCAAAGCGGGGTCGTTGGCTATGCTGTCGAGCAGGTCGCCGGTGCGTAGATGTCGATAGAGGCCGCGTTCATGGGCCTTACGGGTCATGCGGGGGGCGATGTCGATGCCGTGGATAGTGGCCACCAGGTCGCTGAGCGCCGCGCCGACCAGGCCGGTGCCGCAGCCCAGATCGAGCAGGCTGGCAAAGGGGGCGCGCTCGGCCAGCAGGGCGCGGATGGCCTGGGGGATGCGGTAGTTGAGGTCGCCGGTCAGATGCGCGTCGAAATCGTCGGCATAGGTATCGAAAAGGTCTGCCACGTAGCCGGTGGCCTGCACATCGGCCGGTCCGGACAGGGAGGCCAGCATGTGGGCGGCGTAGCGGTCATAGGGCACGATGGCCAGAGCCCGGGCAAAGCTGATCTTTGCCGCGTTCTGGTCGCCCAGATCGAGTTGCGCCTTGCCCAAGCCGCGCCAGGCGGCGCTGTCCTTGGGGCGCAGGGCCAGCGCGGCCGTGAAGGCCGCGACGGCCTCGTCCGGGCGGCCGCCGGCCAGCAGGGCTTCGCCGCGCGCCGTCGGGTTTTCTGCTGAATCAGGCTGCGACATGGCAGGTCCTCGCGGCGACCGGTGATGGAGCGGCCGCCGTGCTGGGCGCCTGACTAGAACAGGAAATAGCGCTGCGCCATGGGCAGTTCGGTGGCCGGTTCGCAGGTCAGCAATTCGCCATTGGCGCGCACTTCGTAGGTTTCGGGATCGACCTCGATTTCGGGGGTCTCGGCATTGTGGACCATGGCGGCCTTGCCGATGCCGCTGCGGGTATTGGTCACCGGCAGCATGTGCTTGGCGACGCCCAGCTTGTCGCGCAGGCCGTCATCATAGGCGGCCTGGGAGACGAAGGTGACCGAGGAAGAGGTCAGCAGCTTGCCGAAGCTGGCGAACATGGGCCGGTAATGCATGGGCTGCGGCGTGGGGATCGAGGCATTGGGATCGCCCATGGGGGCGGCGGTGATGGAGCCGCCGAGCAGGATCATCTCCGGCTTGACGCCGAAAAAGGCCGGGTGCCAGAGCACCAGATCGGCGCGTTTGCCGACGGCGATGGAGCCGATGTGCTGGCTCATGCCATGGGCGATGGCGGGGTTGATGGTATATTTGGCGATGTAGCGCTTGACGCGGAAATTGTCGTTGTCGCCGGTTTCCTGCGCAAGGCGGCCGCGCTGGCGCTTCATCTTGTCGGCGGTCTGCCAGGTGCGGATCAGTACCTCGCCGACGCGGCCCATGGCCTGGCTGTCCGAGGAGATGATGGAGAGCGCGCCCATGTCGTGCAGGATGTCCTCGGCGGCAATGGTCTCCTTGCGGATGCGGCTTTCGGCAAAGGCCACGTCCTCAGGGATGGACTGATCGAGGTGATGGCAGACCATGAGCATGTCGAGATGCTCGGCAATTGTGTTGACCGTGTAGGGGCGCGTGGGATTGGTCGATGACGGGATGACATTGGGCAGGCTCGCTACCCGCAGGATGTCGGGGGCGTGGCCGCCGCCGGCGCCTTCGGTGTGGAAGGCGTGGATGGTGCGGCCCTTGAAGGCGGCAATGGTATCCTCGACAAAGCCACTCTCGTTGAGCGTGTCGGTATGGATCATCACCTGCACGTCATAGTCATCGGCCACCGAGAGGCAGTTGTCGATGGCGGCCGGGGTGGTGCCCCAATCCTCATGCAGCTTGAGGCAGGAGGCACCGGCCAGCACCATTTCAACCAGCGGGGCGGGCAGGGAGGCATTGCCCTTGCCGGCCAAAGCCAGGTTCATCGGGAAGCCGTCAAAGCTTTCGATCATGCGCTGGATATGCCAGGCGCCGGTGCAGGTGGTGGCCAGCGTGCCATGCGCCGGGCCCGAGCCGCCGCCCAGCATGGTGGTGACGCCGCTCATCAGCGCTTCCTCGATCTGCTGGGGAGCGATGAAGTGGATATGGGCATCCATGCCGCCGGCAGTCAGGATGCGGCCCTCGCCGGCAATGGCCTCGGTTGAAGGGCCGATGATGATATTGACGCCGGGCTGGGTGTCGGGATTGCCCGCCTTGCCGATGGCGGCAATCCGGCCGTCCTTGAGGCCGACATCGGCCTTGTAGATACCGGTGGAGTCCACGATCAGCGCGTTGGTGATCACCGTATCGACGGCGCCTTCGGCCCGGGTACGCTGGCTCTGGCCCATGCCGTCCCGGATCACCTTGCCGCCGCCGAACTTGACCTCTTCGCCATAGGTGGTGAAGTCCTGCTCCACCTCGATGAACAGCTCGGTATCGGCCAGGCGCACCTTGTCGCCTGTGGTCGGGCCATACATGTCGGCATAGGTGGCGCGCGAGATACGAGCAGGCATGGTGTCCTCGTTCAGGTTCAGCCGAAGGTTGGCTTGGCGTGGGTGCGATAGTTCTTGAGCGCCGCCTCAATGACGGCATCGAGCAAAGCAGCGCCGGCCAGGGTGACGTCCTGGCGAGCATTGACGGCGGCCAGCGACAAAGCGAGGGCCTGCAGGGTATAGGCAGTGCGGCCGTTCTCGGCCTTGAGCGCGGTATTGCCCTCGGTGTCAATCTGGCTGAGCAGGGCGATGGTGTCGGCGTCGGTCAGTGTCGACTTGAAGCCGGCCCAGCTCTGGGAATCGCGCGTGCTGCACAGACGATCAGCGCTGCCGCCGAGGCTGTACATGGCCTCGCCATCGGCCATGCCGGTTGAATGCAGGTCGGCGACGACGGCGGTCAATTCAGCAAGAAGTCTGGTTTCGGCTTGGGTGTTCATGGTCAGCTCCGAGATAAGGTCGCGCGCCCTTTTATGGATAGTTGGGGCACAGGCCCAGCGTTAATCCAGAGCGCCCATGATCTGCTGGCGGAAGCCATAGACGGCGCGGTCGCCTGCAAAGGGGATCAGCCGCACCTCACGGGCCTGGCCGGGCTCAAAGCGCACGGCCGTGCCCGCGGCGATGTCGAGCCGCATGCCGCGGGCGCGGTCGCGGTCAAAGACGAGGCCGGAATTGGCCTCGAAGAAATGATAGTGCGAGCCGATCTGGATCGGGCGATCGCCAGAATTGGCCACCTCGATGGTGATCTGGGACGCGCCGACATTGAGCTCGATATGGCCGGGAAGGGTGATGATTTCGCCTGGGATCATGGTGTGCTCACGCAGCGTTGGCCGGGCCGCAGCCGGCGGGCTTGAAGATGCGGATGATGGATGGCGGATTGTTGGCCAGCTTGCCGGCCGGGCGGATGGGGCGGGGGACAAAGCCGCCACCGCAATTGGGGCAGATGCCGGCCAGCCGGTGTTCGACGCAGTCCGCACAGAAGGTGCATTCGAAACTGCAGATCATGGCATCGGTTGCCGACGGGGGCAGGTCCTTGTCGCAGCATTCGCAGGAGGGGCGCAGTTCGAGCATGGCGACCTAGCGGATCGGCTGGTGGACGGTGACGAGCTTGGTGCCGTCGGGGAAGGTGGCCTCGACCTGCACGTCGTGGATCATTTCGGCAATGCCATCCATGACCTGGGCGCGGGTGATAACGTGGGCACCAGCTTCCATCAGCTCGGCCACCGGGCGACCTTCGCGGGCGCCCTCGACAACGAAATCGCTGATCAGGGCGATGGCTTCGGGATGGTTGAGCCTGACGCCGCGCTCCAGGCGCTTGCGGGCCACGATGGCGGCCATGGCAATCAGGAGTTTGTCTTTTTCACGCGGGGTCAGGTTCATGGCGGGTCCTATAGATGCCAGAGGCGCGGCAGCGAGCCGGCGCCGGAAAGCTCAGCCAGAATTGGAACGATCAGGCGGCGCATTGCAAGGCCTGTTTGCGCCAGGACGCGGACGACAAGGCGTTCGCCATTGGCGCTGGCGGCAATCCGGCCTTCTTCGGGCAGTGTAGCGCGCAGGTGAACAAGGCGGGCGGCGCAGGCGTCGGCATTGGGGGCGATGTGGAGCACCGTGGCAAAGGCGCGCTTGCCGGCCAGCAGGGGCAGCCCTTTGCGTTCGGCTTCGGTGCCGTCGAGACGGGTTGCCTCTGCATGGATCAGGCGTCCGTTGCGGCGCACCCGCCAGTTGTCGCGCAGCCGGGCATCAAGCGCGACTTCGCCCATGGCGTCGCGGCCGAGCAGGATGGCTTCGATGGCGGTGAGGCTGGCGCCGTCGGCCAGATCGATGTCGATGCGGCGATCAAGCTGGCTGGCGGCAAACAGGATGGTTTCCTGCGGCAACCAGTCGAGGTGGGCATTGGCGCCAACTTCAAGACGGGTATGGACGCTGGCTGGACCTCCGAGCGAGCGATAGATGCGTTCGCAGGCCTGGGTGGTCAGCACGGCCCTGCCGTCGGCGGCAATCTGCGCCGTCCAGTCCATGCGATCGCCGCCGGTCAGCCCGCCGGCGGTATTGATCAGGACCGCCTCAAGGGCGCTGGAATGGGTGTGCGGCAGGCGAATCTTGGCGCAACCGTCCTGATAGAGCCGATCCAGCCGGGTGACGCCGTCGCTCTGCTTGGTGCTGATGCGCCCCGCGCCGCGGGCGCGCTGCATGGTCGGCAAAAAAACGTGATCAATGTCAGTAGGCACGTTGGCAACCTTATTCACCGTCAAGCATTTCTATTGTGAGCAAACGCTCTATGACCACAAAAAAACAAAGGCTTAGAAAAATGCGTTTCACTAATATTGTATCCGCTGCCGCTCTTGCTGTCGCTCTTGGTTTTTCCGGCGCCGCATACGCACAGACTATGGTCGGTGGCGTCAGCGTTACTGAGATTGATCTCCCCCGCGTTCAGGCCATGTGCGACCAGATGGTTGGCGAGACGACCACTGCTGGCGCAGAGACCGACTCCACGATGACGCCTGCTGCACCAGCGGCCGACGCGACCGATTCTGACTCCAAGGTCATCGATGACATCACCCTGAGCGATTGCGTCGAAGCCGGCCTGCTGCCTGAAGACACCGTAATCCCAGCTGAAGAAGCTGCTACAACCATGTAGTGCCGATACCTTCGGGTATTATGCGCCCGGCCTCGGCCGGGCGTTTTCTGTTTCTAGACCATCAAATGGCGGCGGACCTCGGGACGATCCAGATCGCTGGCCGGGCCCGCATGCTGGATTTCGCCGCGGTCCATGACGTAGATATCGTCAGCGATTTCCCGGCAGAAGTCGAGGAATTGCTCGACCAGCAAAATCGTCATCCCCTTTTCATCGCGCAGAAATTGCAGCGCCCGGCCAATGTCCTTGATGATGGAGGGCTGGATGCCTTCGGTGGGTTCGTCGAGCACGAGCACCTTGGGCCGTGTCACCAGTGCCCGGCCGATGGCCAATTGCTGCTGCTGCCCCCCCGACAGATCGCCGCCGCGCCGCCCCAGCATGGATTTGAGGACGGGGAAGAGCTCGAAAATATAGGGCGGAATGGACCGATCAGCGCGCTTGAGGCCGGCATAGCCGGTTTCCAGGTTCTCCTTGACCGTGAGCAGCGGGAAGATCTCCCGGCCCTGCGGCACATAGCCGATACCCATGCGGGCGCGCTTGTAGGGCGGCGCCTTGCGCAGCGCGGTGTCACCGAAACGGATGTCTCCCGCCGAAATATTGTGCACGCCGGTAATGGCCCGCAATGTCGACGACTTGCCGACGCCGTTGCGCCCCAGCACGGCGGTGATGCGTCCTGGCCGACATTCGAGCGACACCGACTTGAGCGCCTGCGCGGCGCCATAGTGCAAATCGATGGCATTGATCGACAGGGCGGTCATGGGAATCCGATCTCTTTGAGGAAGGTGTCCATCTGGCTGGTCAGGTCGTCATCATGACCCAGCCAGATATGGCCACCCGAGGGGAAGAGGACGAGCCTGGCGCCTTTGACGGTCGCGGCAATGTAGCGCGCAGCCAAAGCCGTGCCGAAACGGTCGTCCTCGACTGAAATGGCGAGTACCGGGGCGGTGATGCGCTCCAGAGCGGAAGGGGCCGGATGACCGGCAAGACGGGCATCGTTGGCCATGCCGTCGACGCGGCGGCTGACCGGGAGCAGTGACCACAGGATAGCACTGGCGCGCGCGACTTCAGCGGGCGACGCGGTCTGCAAGAGAGCAGGATCGGTGGCGAGCAGGGTGCCGGTCAGCAGGTCGGGCACGGTGCGGATGGCCGCCCAGAACAGGAAGTCTGAGCGGAACAGCTGCATGGCCGCCTCGACGCCCGCTGGCGCATTATCGGCGGTGACCGCATCCCGGCTGGGCACATAGGTGGCCGGCACGATGGGCAGAAGCGCGGCGCAGCGGTCAGGGTGGCGGATGGCAAATTCGATGGCCGAGAGCGCCCCGGCGGAGCCGCCGGCAATGGCGACCCTGTCGATACGCAAATGATCGAGCAGGTCGACGAAGGCATCGGCCTGATTGGCGCTGGAGGGGTCGGCGGGAAGATTGGAGCGGAGATAGCCAAAGCGCGACGGGGCGATGACGCGATAGCCGCGCTCTACCAGGCCATGGGCGAACATCAGGCCCTGGTCGAAGCCGCCGCCGGTGCCATGCACCATGAGGACGGGAGCGCCCGCGCCGCGCTCGGCATATTCCAGCGCCCCGAAGCGACCTTGGACAAGACTGGAAAGGTTGGGGTCGATAGCGGCATTGGCCGCTTGCATGGAATGGGCAAAGCTGGTTGCCGCCATAGTGCCGCCAATGGCGGCGCCGCCTGCCACCACGCCCATTGCCAGAAGTGTCCGCCGTGTCACCATCTGCCATTTCTCCCGGGTGAGGCCGGCGGACGAAAACTGCGCCCCCGATCGAGGAGAATGGTAGTCGTTGATCTGGCAGCGGGCGTTGATTTCCATCAATTCAGCGCCCCAGATAGCGTTCGATAACGACGGGGTTGGCGCTGACCTGATCGAGGGTTCCTTCCGCCAGGACCGAGCCTTCGGCCAGGCAGGTGACGCGAGAGCCCAGCTCGCGGACAAAGCTCATATCGTGCTCGACGACGACCACGGAGCGGGTTTTGGCGATGTCGCGCAGCAGCTTGGCGGTCTCGACGGTTTCGGCGTCGGTCATGCCGGCCACCGGCTCGTCGACCAGCAGCAGTTTTGGATCCTGAGCAAGTAGCATGCCGATTTCCAGCCACTGCTTCTGGCCGTGGCTGAGGTCGGCAGCCAGTTCATCCTTGCGGGCGAGCAGGCGCACCGTTTCGAGGATTTCGGTGATGCGGGCGATATCGGGGCCGTCGGCGACGTAGAACAGGGCCGAGAAGACGCCGCGCGGCTTTTTCAGCGCGAGCTCGATATTATCCCAGACCGTCTGGCTCTCGAACACGGTGGGCTTCTGGAACTTGCGGCCAATGCCCAGATTGGCGATGGCAGCCTCGTCCAGCCTGGTCAGGTCGGTTCGGCCGTCAAACAGCACCTGGCCGTCGTCAGGGCGGGTCTTGCCGGTGATGATGTCCATCATGGTGGTCTTGCCCGCGCCATTGGGGCCGATAATGGCCAGCATTTCAGCGGGATGGACGATGATGGAGAGGTTGTTGATGGCCTTGAAGCCATCAAAGGCC
This sequence is a window from Devosia beringensis. Protein-coding genes within it:
- a CDS encoding DUF4126 family protein — protein: MLYVFALLIGVVAGLRAMTPLAAISLAAWLGWIDLSASPLSFVGHIITLVVLALLAIAELVTDQLPNTPSRKVAIQFGTRIVVGALAGGLLTGDWIIGAILGAIGAVIGTLAGAELRSRLAKAFGRDLPAALLEDAVAVLGAILLVYLV
- a CDS encoding urease subunit beta, with translation MIPGEIITLPGHIELNVGASQITIEVANSGDRPIQIGSHYHFFEANSGLVFDRDRARGMRLDIAAGTAVRFEPGQAREVRLIPFAGDRAVYGFRQQIMGALD
- the ureC gene encoding urease subunit alpha, with product MPARISRATYADMYGPTTGDKVRLADTELFIEVEQDFTTYGEEVKFGGGKVIRDGMGQSQRTRAEGAVDTVITNALIVDSTGIYKADVGLKDGRIAAIGKAGNPDTQPGVNIIIGPSTEAIAGEGRILTAGGMDAHIHFIAPQQIEEALMSGVTTMLGGGSGPAHGTLATTCTGAWHIQRMIESFDGFPMNLALAGKGNASLPAPLVEMVLAGASCLKLHEDWGTTPAAIDNCLSVADDYDVQVMIHTDTLNESGFVEDTIAAFKGRTIHAFHTEGAGGGHAPDILRVASLPNVIPSSTNPTRPYTVNTIAEHLDMLMVCHHLDQSIPEDVAFAESRIRKETIAAEDILHDMGALSIISSDSQAMGRVGEVLIRTWQTADKMKRQRGRLAQETGDNDNFRVKRYIAKYTINPAIAHGMSQHIGSIAVGKRADLVLWHPAFFGVKPEMILLGGSITAAPMGDPNASIPTPQPMHYRPMFASFGKLLTSSSVTFVSQAAYDDGLRDKLGVAKHMLPVTNTRSGIGKAAMVHNAETPEIEVDPETYEVRANGELLTCEPATELPMAQRYFLF
- a CDS encoding urease accessory protein UreD, with translation MPTDIDHVFLPTMQRARGAGRISTKQSDGVTRLDRLYQDGCAKIRLPHTHSSALEAVLINTAGGLTGGDRMDWTAQIAADGRAVLTTQACERIYRSLGGPASVHTRLEVGANAHLDWLPQETILFAASQLDRRIDIDLADGASLTAIEAILLGRDAMGEVALDARLRDNWRVRRNGRLIHAEATRLDGTEAERKGLPLLAGKRAFATVLHIAPNADACAARLVHLRATLPEEGRIAASANGERLVVRVLAQTGLAMRRLIVPILAELSGAGSLPRLWHL
- the urtE gene encoding urea ABC transporter ATP-binding subunit UrtE, whose protein sequence is MTALSINAIDLHYGAAQALKSVSLECRPGRITAVLGRNGVGKSSTLRAITGVHNISAGDIRFGDTALRKAPPYKRARMGIGYVPQGREIFPLLTVKENLETGYAGLKRADRSIPPYIFELFPVLKSMLGRRGGDLSGGQQQQLAIGRALVTRPKVLVLDEPTEGIQPSIIKDIGRALQFLRDEKGMTILLVEQFLDFCREIADDIYVMDRGEIQHAGPASDLDRPEVRRHLMV
- a CDS encoding methyltransferase domain-containing protein, yielding MSQPDSAENPTARGEALLAGGRPDEAVAAFTAALALRPKDSAAWRGLGKAQLDLGDQNAAKISFARALAIVPYDRYAAHMLASLSGPADVQATGYVADLFDTYADDFDAHLTGDLNYRIPQAIRALLAERAPFASLLDLGCGTGLVGAALSDLVATIHGIDIAPRMTRKAHERGLYRHLRTGDLLDSIANDPALVGPYDLVTAADVFVYLGPLEAIFAATATLLVPQGLLVFSVETTAGDAPVLRSSGRFAHPAAYIARLADQFGFTLDVTQSRPIRQERDQPIPGALYLLTRN
- a CDS encoding urease subunit gamma translates to MNLTPREKDKLLIAMAAIVARKRLERGVRLNHPEAIALISDFVVEGAREGRPVAELMEAGAHVITRAQVMDGIAEMIHDVQVEATFPDGTKLVTVHQPIR
- the urtD gene encoding urea ABC transporter ATP-binding protein UrtD, which gives rise to MTDSNKLGTMLYLDGVSVAFDGFKAINNLSIIVHPAEMLAIIGPNGAGKTTMMDIITGKTRPDDGQVLFDGRTDLTRLDEAAIANLGIGRKFQKPTVFESQTVWDNIELALKKPRGVFSALFYVADGPDIARITEILETVRLLARKDELAADLSHGQKQWLEIGMLLAQDPKLLLVDEPVAGMTDAETVETAKLLRDIAKTRSVVVVEHDMSFVRELGSRVTCLAEGSVLAEGTLDQVSANPVVIERYLGR
- a CDS encoding alpha/beta fold hydrolase, producing MEINARCQINDYHSPRSGAQFSSAGLTREKWQMVTRRTLLAMGVVAGGAAIGGTMAATSFAHSMQAANAAIDPNLSSLVQGRFGALEYAERGAGAPVLMVHGTGGGFDQGLMFAHGLVERGYRVIAPSRFGYLRSNLPADPSSANQADAFVDLLDHLRIDRVAIAGGSAGALSAIEFAIRHPDRCAALLPIVPATYVPSRDAVTADNAPAGVEAAMQLFRSDFLFWAAIRTVPDLLTGTLLATDPALLQTASPAEVARASAILWSLLPVSRRVDGMANDARLAGHPAPSALERITAPVLAISVEDDRFGTALAARYIAATVKGARLVLFPSGGHIWLGHDDDLTSQMDTFLKEIGFP
- a CDS encoding DUF1272 domain-containing protein; this translates as MLELRPSCECCDKDLPPSATDAMICSFECTFCADCVEHRLAGICPNCGGGFVPRPIRPAGKLANNPPSIIRIFKPAGCGPANAA